In the Victivallis sp. Marseille-Q1083 genome, one interval contains:
- a CDS encoding tRNA (cytidine(34)-2'-O)-methyltransferase → MAQFNIVLVHPEIPQNTGNIGRLCVSTDSRLHLVKPLGFSLEDKYLKRSGMDYWPHLDLHVYETWEAFLTVNTPETLFFLSTRGRRSFWDCRYPDGCYLVFGNEGHGLPPEFYERYQHSLLTIPMRGQFHRSFNLANSVAITLFEALRQQEG, encoded by the coding sequence ATGGCGCAATTCAATATCGTTTTGGTTCATCCCGAGATTCCCCAGAATACCGGCAACATCGGCCGGTTATGCGTTTCGACCGACAGCCGGCTGCATCTGGTGAAGCCGCTGGGTTTTTCACTGGAGGACAAATATCTGAAGCGTTCCGGCATGGATTACTGGCCGCATCTGGATTTGCACGTCTATGAGACCTGGGAAGCGTTTCTGACCGTCAACACGCCGGAAACGCTCTTCTTTCTGTCGACCCGCGGCCGGCGTTCCTTCTGGGACTGCCGTTATCCGGACGGCTGTTATCTGGTTTTCGGCAACGAAGGGCATGGCCTGCCGCCGGAGTTTTACGAGCGCTATCAGCACAGCCTGCTGACGATTCCGATGCGCGGTCAATTCCACCGCAGTTTCAATTTGGCCAATTCCGTCGCAATCACGCTGTTCGAAGCCTTGCGCCAGCAGGAGGGATAA